In a single window of the Caldicoprobacter guelmensis genome:
- a CDS encoding RNA-binding S4 domain-containing protein: MQDIMIHTQYIKLTQFLKWANIAATGSEASHMIKSGMVKVNGEVELRRGRKLYPGDCVEVERAGVYRVIGGGSAEGASKGVNPE, encoded by the coding sequence ATGCAGGATATTATGATACATACTCAATATATAAAGCTTACCCAGTTTTTGAAGTGGGCTAATATAGCTGCCACTGGTTCTGAGGCAAGCCACATGATAAAGAGCGGTATGGTCAAGGTAAATGGAGAGGTGGAACTAAGGAGGGGTAGAAAATTATATCCTGGCGATTGTGTAGAGGTTGAAAGAGCAGGCGTATATCGCGTTATCGGGGGAGGAAGTGCTGAGGGTGCATCTAAAGGAGTTAACCCTGAGTAA